GCTAAactgatcaagtgagttccGGATGTCGTGATGGAGCTAACCTTCTAGTCTCATGATCCAATCGCTTGATCAAAATGAAGCGGCTCTGTCGACAATCATTTCCAGCTTGATCGAATTGGGCAAACCAGGTCTTGTCGCAAAGTTCTTCTCTGTAGTTATGCGTAAAGAGGTCCAGGGGTGAGTGCATGGGTACATAGCTGAGCTTACCAGTCAGTTTCTCTAGCATCCTCCCGAAATTGCTCAACCTTTACAGCAGTGTCAAAACTCAGCCTGTTCCTGCTGTCGATAACCTTGATGCGATTGATACCAGAAACGTCTTGTGTACCGCCGGCCGGTGGTTGGGTACTGAAGGTAAGCCATATTTGTGATGTTCCCGCTGACCAGTGGATGAAGTGGCATCACATCAAACGCATCGCCTTGGACCTCGATTGTGTAGTGCCTTTTTGAGCGATCCTGAACCTCGTCTTGCTCGCTGTGTATTGGAAACCTTTGCCTCCGAAACGACCGACATGCAGCATATCATCGCGGCAGCAATGATTGTTTATAGAGCACTTCCAGACCACTCCGCCAACCTCGATACAACATTACAGTCCATTTTCGAGGGCAGGTTCACCGAAGCCATTTCCTGTTGTGTGACCTTTGACCGGTCCTCGGCATGCCTTCGAATACTCGCGGCACTATGCATGCGATGCTCCGGTGAGTAAAGCTTGCTTATGAACCACACTGACCCATGCTAGACCCTGCAGCTCTACGTGCAGCTATCGATGCGTCTCTTTCCTCGAGTGCAAATGACGACATTATCAAATTTTTCGAAAGGATCACCGAAGACAAAGTAAGTTCAGCCCCATCTGAATTATGCTCACTGTCACTCTCACTCCAGGCCTTTGCATTGCATCACAACGACGTCGTTCGGCTTTTCCCCATCATCACTCGGTTACTCGACCATCAAAGCCTAAACTCAAATATCAATGTCCTCATCGCACTCAGTCGTCGTCGACCAGACCTGATCCTCGCCAACCTTCCGGAAATTGTGGATATCCTGTCCATCATGTTCAAAACTCTACAGAGGTCTCGCAAGCTTCCCTCTCCCACCAGTGATGAGTCTCAACATCTTTCTAGACTTCTCGTTGCATTGACACAAATGCGACTGAAAACTCACGAAACCAGTCCTCTGGCTAAACATATCCCCGCAATTCTCGTCGCCTATGTTCGCGCAGCTGCCGACCTGCATGTCGGATATACCCCTTCGGTACGTCGTGATTTAGAACCTGGGCTTTATGCCTTGTGCAATCTTGCTACAGCTGGTGGACGAGCTCATGCACGaggtagagaaggtgaagggttgGGCACACCGTTCGGTCTAGGTGAAGGTtcaggaggtgaaggtgagagagaaCTTTGGGCAGATCTTTGGCAAAATTGGAGTAAGTCTAGATACATGGGTCAGGGATGATGCATCATGGTGTGTATGTACATGTCATCGACGATAtgtataatatatatatatatatatatgtacaatgTGATTCGTCTTTATCTCGGTCCCAGACCGGCAAAAAGTGTAGCGAGCATGTCCTGCTGTGCAGATCCAAGTGGTGGATGTGGGTAAGGTCGAGGAGGTACTggttgttgaggatgttgTAGATGTTGAGGGTGCTGAGGGGGGAAGTTGGGCATTGGATACCCAGGTGGTCGTGGTATTGCTCCCTGTTGGAAGAATtgaggcggaggaggtggcATGAATcctggaggaagaggaccATGAGGCACATTAGGCTGTCGACCGAAATGAGGAGGATATCCCTGATTCATATCATTTTCTTCCTGCTGAGGGAACATGTTCATGTTGGGAGGTAGACGAGCGAATTGAGGAGGGAGTGACATATGAGGTGGTCGTGGGTGACTACTGCCTTGGCGCTGGGCTTGATTCAAGagctgaagaggatcagGAGGTGGGGGTTGACGTTCCTGCGCGTTTCCGTATAGTTGTTGTAGGAGAGCATTTGCGtgagaaggtggaggaggtggtccaCCGGAGGGACCGTAGTAATTTGGTGAAAATTGAGCAGATTGACCGTCAGATGAGGGAGGTGGGGAGGAGAGATGACGAAGTTGTTCACTTGGAGATGGGGTATACACTTGTTCAGGGGGAGGACTCGTCTACGTCGCAAGTCAGCGGAATTATCCTTTTCATCGGAAAACTAACTTACTTTTGAGCTTAGTAGACCCATCAATTTGGCGGTACGGTCgtctttcacctcttccactgGTCTGGCTTCCATCACCGGTGCTGCCTCCTGAGCTGGACTGAAGAATTTCTGGAATCGACTGGAGAAAGCGGACGCAGGTGGTGCAGGTTGAACAGGTTGCGGAacaatctcttcatccgaaagatcttcagcttgtttGAGATAATCGGCAGCATTGAAAGATTTGGGTTTAACCAGACCAGGCGGTGGGGCtggagctgaagatgaagcgaTTGCTGGATCACCGCCGAAGAAAGCTGGAAGATTACCATCTCCCCTCCAATCTCTCCCTACGTCTCTAGCCTTCATAGCACGCTTATGTGCGGCAATCATATCTTCGCCAGGGATGAATTGGACAAGAGGGTCCGTATTATCTACTATCGCTGGATCAACAGGAGCAGCGTCGTCCATCCATGCTGGTTCGgatgtatcttcttctcgagcGTAGTTGTTTGGTCGTCTAGTATCTCTATCTCGTAAATCTCGTTGACCACCACGACCATTATCTCGATCAGACCTTCGCCATTCGTCTTCTCTTCGCTTATCCCTCTTGATCTGTTACACGTCAGTGACTATCCTACTTTTTCAAAATCagcactcacctcatcaccaccaagCCGCATGGTTCCAGGATTTCTAACAGAGAATCTACCCATCTGACCGCCATACGACCTGTTATCAATGGGAAGACCATTCGCATCGAGCGACGTTTCGGGTTGTCGCCGGAGTCTACATCATGAGTATCAGTACAGGTCTTCCTTTGATTCTTTGAATGAGACTCACCCTatattccttcctcctcttacGCTCAGACCCCTCCCACCACCTATTCCTCCTCCATATCCAAATCCTTCCCCGAATCCTCCTCGTCTGCTTGTACTGGATGGGGGTCCAATAGATGCTATTGCCGGATCGTCTACATGTTGTACATTCGCCTTGGGAGCGGCGCTGATAGGGTCAGCTTCGTTGGCTATTGATCGAACTCACCCAAACCATGTATCAAGGCTGTTCATTCCTGGAGGTGGGCCATGCTGACGAGATGATTTGCCTATACGCAGCAGGTCTCGACgggtgtagatgatgaggtcTTTGTGGGGCGATGAGAGTTCTATGCCGAGAAGCCTGGTTACTTGGTCGTCTCCATTTGATGAGTTCAAGGTATTCTCTGGGAGATCCGGGGACAGCGGTGAGAATGGATTGATGTTGGGATCTGGTGCTGGTGGTTTGGGAGAAATGGAACTGAACGACGGGGAAACTGATGGATCTGTGGTGGGGAATTGCAATTACATTAGCTATAGAGCTGAGCGATggaatgatactcacgagGGGCCATGGTAGCTGATGACGCTAGCGTGGTTGCAGGATACTCTATGGTagatcagatgaagaagggcAGAGCGAGgaaatgagatggatgttgaagaggagaataCGGTGGATATCAGTGTGAGTATTGATGGGATATGGtgcatgtatgtatggtgTATCTTGATTGAGTTACCCACATAGCGCACATGAATCCATCTGATTATCTGATATATCCCCCTCCGCTATctatctcctcatccacatccacatcctcgtcctcgtcctaCCACAGATCCAACCCAGCATGAACTTCACCTCGGGAGCAGAAGTAACAGAGCTCCTGTCCCTTGATCATATAAGGAACCAGCTCATTCGACTCGAGGACACCATCATATTCTGTAAGTCGCTATCATCTCGCCTTGTACGTTAGGTAGCTGACTCCCTACCAACCCATATAGTGCTCATTGAAAGAGCTCAATTCGCTTACAACAAGAAGATCTATCAACCTGGTGCTTTCAAAGATGAGCTGAACTTCGATGGAAGCTGGCTCGAATGGTTCCTTTTCGAGATTGAGTCTTTTCATGGTTAGTGGTTTCACATTGGTTATAAGATGCGATTTAAAGCTAAGGGATTTTACAGCAAAGGCTAGGCGGTATACCAGGTAAGAGCGGATTTGCTCAGACCAAGGTTTACGTACATGCTAACTGTTCAATACAGTCCCGACGAACATGCTTTCACCCCACTTGAGAAACTCCCTCAACCCATAATCAAACCCCAATCCCTACCTtcgcttcttcaccaaccaGCTGCAAAGCACCCATCTGTCAATGTCAATTCGCGGATCCTCGAATTTTACATCCAGCATATCGTTCCAGGTATAACTTCCAGCACTCGACTAGCccaaggtaaagaagtattagaagatgatgggaattATGGTAGTGCTGCTACGAGGGATGTCGAAGTGCTTCAAGCGTTGAGTCGGAGGATCCACTTTGGTGAGTTGCTTTTTCATGACTCTTCGCGGAAGATTTGATGTTGCTGAGATCGTATCATGTTGTTATAGGTATGTTTGTATCTGAGAGCAAGTTCCTCGAAGCTCCACACGACTTCATACCTCACAttctcaatcccaatccagAAGCTTTAGCCGGTCTGATCACGAAGCCCGCTGTGGAAGCCAAGTTGTTAATACGGCTTGCGAATAAAGCTAGGGTGTACGGCTGTGAGATGGATGCGGATGGTAAAGTGATAGAGGTCCCGGATGAGGAGATGGCTGCTAGGGGGAAGATTGATCTAGCTACGATAGTCAGCATGTACAAGGATTGGGTCATCCCTCTGACCAAGGAtgtagaggtgagtgataaaTATTCAAGTGACAGTGTAGACGCAGATGCTGATGCGACTTCTAATAAAGGTTGATTATCTCCTACATCGATTGGACGGTGTACCACAATCTCAAAtcgatggatggatgaaacGGTAAATAAAAATGGATGTTGTACAGAGTActatactatatatatatagatcattACATATGCATGGGTCTGGTCTACTCGGATCTACTTATCGGGATACTCTAATCCTTCTGGTGCTTTGATGTATTTGACATATTGCTCCCATCCGGCTCTCCCTCCCCACATCGTTTTGAGCTGTGGATGAGAGTTACCATATCAGCATGAGTCGATGCTGACACACATGCACTCACCTTATCTTCATCGATAAATTGATGTTGGTCAGGATTCCAGCCGGGAACAACCACTTCGCTAATCAAGCAACCGATTCTCTCATTCAACTTTGCTTCTTTAGCATCAGGTGCATCGAGCAGGAgcagatcttcatctgggATTTCGCTGGCCTTCCACCATCCTCCGGGGACAAAGAGCTGTGTGACTTCCCCCTGTGTCACGTCAGAACCAAGGATGACTCGATGGATTGTAGGAATTtcagagggagaagaaggaggtttGATGAGTGTGTATAAAGCTCGACCAgaatgatggagatgaaaggtCTATCATCAGAGGTCAGCATGACTCAGGTTTATGAAGACTTACAGAGTGCAAGTTCATATGCATCCTTCCCCTATATGATTCCGGTGTGAGAAGATAATATATTTGAGTCGCATCCGTTCGTTTCTCCGAGCCTTGTAtctcggtggtggtgagtgTCGGTGTGAGAAGTTCTGTTGCAGATCCAGAAGCGACCTGCTCTCTTCCTTCTAATGCTGCTGATTTTGGAACATGGTCGGATGTTGGGGTTGGTGATGTGGGTAAAACTGAATCTAGACCGACTGTTTGGGCGAAATAACCACCTTCGAAATGTTTGATAAGGGAATGAGCCCTGATAAGGTCGGGATTTGTGACGGGGTATGGATAAGGCGGGCCGATGGACATGGCTGAgagtgatggtgatttgGGAAGGGAGTTGTAATGCATCTGAGGAGACAGAGTTTGGAGATCAACGATGATTATATATGGATAGTCCCGCATATGAAGTGCCCTCGGTGCCCAGGTTATCTCGGCGTCAaacgtcatcatcatcggcGTGCTTTCCGACGGCATCCACCAAGAGATCGTCACAACTAACATGGCTTCACCACTCGGTGATAAATTACATGCATTATATCATTTACAACGTCAAACTAAACACCAAGCACCAAAACATCCTATCTTCTATCCGCTGGCGCACCCATAATGCTCGCAACCATACTTCTATCCCATTTACCAGGATCATTCTGTACTTTTGATTTTTTACCTCCTCCagatttatctttctcattctccttatctttatccttatctttttccttttctttctccttctctttcttatGCATGAGCGACATGGACCTGCCAATCACTCCAAGTTTCGATCGAGAGGGAGCCGTTGTAGTTGCAGGAGAGACGGTTGGATTGCTTTGAACAGGAGTGGAAGACGCACTGACCGAACGGTTAGATATGGCCGATGGAGTATCATAACgaagtggaggagggggcGGGAGTCTTTCCGTAGGGAAATAACCTGCAGCGCTGTTGGGTCCGTTCTTCCTTAATGGAGAATAAGCTAGATCATTTCTTGACGTTTGGACCATGGTCTTGGATCGTTGACCGGGAGACGTAGTGGGTGGAGAGCGCTGTGGGataggattgggattgggactAGGACTTAAATCGAGGTTGTTCATTCCAGTTAGCATTGGTGCGCTGAAATCGAGTATTTGGGCAGGTTCCGCTCCGGGAGGTAACGGCAGATCGAGACTTGCTGCACCGCTCGATGTTCTCTGTCTTtgagggatgggatggttCTCTTGCCAGGGAGCAGGATTATCATTGTCCATTGCTGAAACTATATCCCACCAACCGCCTCCTGATCCACCTGCACTGGACCttttatcatccatctcaattGGGCTGAGCATCTGTAACGGTGGTAGTTGCTTGACTGAAGTGAGCACTGCGGGTCGTTGTTGGATCTGAACCTGAGCGGGTGATTCGTCTGAGTCGGATTCGCTACTACTGTCCGTCTCCTCGTCGTAAGTACTTTGACGATTGGGCATACTGAGCGATCGCGAGTGCTGCTGACGTGAAGCGATGCTTTGAGGTGCAGTGAGCGCCGTCGGACTGCCAAAGTCAGATGATGGGGTGACAGCTGATGATTTCGCTCGACGATGAATGGAGGGTTGTTTGGCGAATGAGATGGCATGGTTTGCTGGGGGAGATGGTTGAGTTGGCCTTGcaatttgatctttcatcgCAGCAAAGACACCCTCATAAGATCCATCCGGGAACTGAAAAGTCCATCAGTAATAGCGGATGAACGAACAATGAAGgactcactctcttctgCACACTATCTATCAGATCTATAAGCCATCCAACCGTTTCCTCACGCGATCCTCCAGCACTTTGTGCATTCTCCTTTTCAAACTCAACAAGCTCTTCCAGGACGACCGCTGCGGCAGGATCATCCAAACGAGGATTGACATACAGCGAAGCAGTGGTAGTCTGGACAGTCGGTTCTCGGAAGGGCacatcatctggatcaggaGGCGCTGGGAGGATGTCGAGATATGGTTCGGTGATAGTGGGTGGAAGGGGGGAACGAGGCAAAGCGAAAGTACgtcgaagaaggaggaagattgggatgagaGTTGGGGCTAGGCTGGAAGGATTGCTTTTGGAAGCCATGCACAAGGCAGATTCGATCTCCCCGACTTCCTTGCCCAACTGCTCTCTTCCCGATTTCGCCCATTTGCTCTTGAGTATATgctccctcttctccctcgtgATGAACTCTGAAATCAACTCCATTGTGTAATTTGCAAGGATGTTGGTATCTGCCTGAGTTGCTCTGATTGCAGGTGAGTGCAAAGGCGGCGGAAGCGAAGAATTAGGTGTTTGAGGACTTCCTCCTAAGAACACCGAGTTGGTTGTTGGACTAGCAGTGCCCTTCTTCGACAGAAAATGTGATCTCTCGGCGGAGGGAGAATACGTAGCTGGACCTGGACTGGTGAAACTTGATGGCACATGTGAAGAGACGTATCCAGCGCCTGCGAGAGGACCTCCagcttccacttctttcACAAGTGATTGTAAAAGCTTGATGCACGATGACTTGGAAGGTGCAGGGAGTTGAATGGGATAGAGTGGTTTGACCGGTAGCTGAGTTCGAGCTTTGGCAGATCGGAATGCTGGTCTCAAAGCGGGTCTTCGGGGGAGAGTCTGTAGGTGGGAATGGTTAGCTCCATATGagtcaagaagagagatgactcaccaatGCTTCCACGTATTCCAGCTCTTTTCCAACGCCccatctaccttctccaGCAACTCTACGTCTGATATGTTGGACCAGAGTCCTCTCAGCATCTGCCAgggcaagaagaagaagttggttGGCAAGTTCTTGCAGGGTAAAATAGGACAGTGACATTCGTAACGAGAGAACCAGGGTTAGACCAATTTGCTGATTCTCATCCAATGTCAGATCATTTTCGGTTGTAGGTGTAGGGTAAGCATCtctggaagaggatgatatgttTGCGATGTTCTGTTTGGGGCTCATGCCATTGGTAGACTCTCCTCGTAGACCAGCTTCAAGCTCGCCTAAACGTTTCCCAATCtcctcaaatccatctctaCCCAATGTACCCTTCCCGCCTTTGCCGGGTTTCTTATCCCTAAGTTTCATCTCACGACCTAAGACATACTCCAGGATGACTTCTCGTGAATGTTCGATGGAAGGGGGAGGTTGGGATAGGAGGTGATGTAAGATGGTGGAGGGAGAGGCCGATCTAGCCAGTGGGAATGGACCCATGGGTGGAGTAAGGTCAGTTGGTTGAGGGACGTTCGTGACATATCTCGCTCGGTCGAACGCAGCTGTCAGGTGTGGTGGTGTCTACGAGATTGTCAGTCAGTTTCGGACACGTTTGGGTAGTAGGTATcgtgaactcaccttgtcttcTAACTCTGCCAGTCCCACCGATACGTCGAAAAGAGTATCTCCTTTTGACCTACGATGCAGTATCCATTCTTCCAACGCATCGGTGGCCGAGTCGCTACCTGTTTGAGCGGAAGAGAGGTGGGATAGGAGGTGAGGTGGGAATGAGGAGGGTCCCATGGTGTCGTGTCCGTTTTCGTTTCAGAGGTCGTGAAGTGGACGTGAGAGGTGGGAACGTCTAGGGGTGCTTCGTGAAGCTGTGGGGTTGTTGCTGGTCTATATGTACTTCCACAAAGTTGCAAGATAGAGCGACATCGGATCAACCAGGTGGACAAGTGGAGATATAacagatatggatatgggtGGGTATGTAACTCGTGGGAACAAGGGATGGAGAAGCTCGTAAACGTTTAGGACGGATCAAAGCTGTGCTATGGATAAGTTCTGGAATCGGCCAGTTTGTGTGGATGCTATGGATAAGAGCGAGTGGGATGGGGAGACCGAGGGTGATATACGTATGCTTGAGAGGTATAATATGgttatatgtatattgtatattgtatatgatatacatggatgaggatgagaatggggaAACAAAAGAAAAGTCAAAGTGCGGGACTCAAAGTGTACTGTGACTCGTAACCCAAGAGATTCCATCTTCTATTTTTATTCATCATCTTACTCGTGTACGATGCCAAGAACATCGACACATCTCATCCAGTAAGGTGTGTCTGTCTCATCGATCAGAGGGCCCTGATCGACCGCATGCGATGCTGAGCTCATCTCACTTGGAGCACATGCATGGGCTACTCACCCCCATTGCGCAGTCAGGCCAATCTGCTACCCTCATCTGACGTTGGATGATGTTCTACGTTTCCAGCTGATAATCACCCTAGTCTAACTGTGCGACCGTACTAAGCAACGCAGGCAGAATCATCTATTTCTGTCCATGATGTTTGCATCACCGTACTCAACTTATTCTTACGTTCAATCCTCTAACAACTTCCCCTatcttctcaacctcatcatcatggaCGTAAAACAATCCCGACTACCTCGAGCGGCTTCCAACCCAGCTATTAGACCTGTCTTTGTCCCTGCTCCTTCAACCTCGACTTCTACATTATCAAGACTCCCCGGTCCAGCTCGAATAGCCAGACAAACGACCGTCACTCGTAAACCATCAATACCATTACGTTCAAACAAGAAGATCACACCGACAGATATACAAGATCAATCTAGTATCACACCTGCCAAACGATTATTACCTAGTAGATCGACCTTGGGTCTGACTAAACCCACTATCCCAGCACCCGTACGGGCAAACACAAAACAACCTTCTGGTCTTCATAATCCTTTGGGACCTAAGAGGACCGTCACAACTGCTACTGCTACTTCCAGCACGTCGTCTGTCGCTAGTTCTTCACGCGTAAGCGTCAAACCGACCTCGACATCCTCGGTTTCTgtgaagaatggtaaagaCAACATTTTCAAATCTCCTGATCCATTTACCGAGGTCAAGAATTCAAGCTCAAATGGCTCTACAACCAAAACCAATATTGTAAAAGGAATTTGTCCAAAGAAAGGATTTCTAGGTAAGTCCAGTATATCGCATCCCAAATATTACGAGCATACCCGAAAAAAAAGTCGATTTCACTATCTGATCTGTACAATGGCTAATCTAGTTTGTGTGAACTTTGATTCAGGTCTCGGTAGTCCCTCTCGACCTACTCGTATACCTACCACACCATCTTCTCGTCCGCCTTCTCAATCAGTCTTACAAACTCCAGCTCTTCCTCGAGTTACCTCTATACCATGGACATCCCATAAtccagatgatcagctcaaagaTGTCGAATTGAGTTTTACCGCTGAATACGATTCAAATGATACTTCTTTGATCGAACCGTTAGATTTTGGCTTTGCGACTAGTCGTTTCAATTCGAAAACTCCGCTTCCGCTATACAAGAATACTAGTATCTCAGATTTGGAGAACATCCAATatgagagggatgagagggTCAGAGAAGtgagaaagttgaagagtCAAGGAGTAAAAGAAGCTTGGAGTGAAGTTGTGAGAGCTAGTGAAGGGGATTTGGAAGAGGTTAGGATAATGCAGGAATTGATTGAAGCTTTGATGTTGGATTTGGATATGCGAGAGAAAACCAATGTAGCTTGTTAGCAATTCCAGTCCAATGTGTGTTAAGCGTTTTTTGTGTAGTATTAGTAAAGATACATCATTTCAttatatataccatatcatatgtAAATTATGACAACAATGCTTGTACGATGTGATTCACTTTCAACTGTCTCAAATCCGTGTATGTCTGTCCACATCCGACGAAAAGGATGGGTTGACCAGTGACATAGGTCATTGATAGCGCCGCTCCGACTTTATCATCCTGTGGTATTGCCCATTAGCTCATGAAAATCGCTAAAGATCCATGGCTACTTACGATAGTATCAAATTTGGTCAGGATGATCCCAtcaattcctcttttcttctgcACACCTCCAGCACTGGAGAAATCCTTGAGTGAACGATCAAATTTGCTCAATTGATCAACAGCCTCGTTTCCAACTAATGCCTCTCCGACAAAGATAATCTTGTCTGGGTTGTTGACAGCGACAAGTTTCGCAAGAGCCCTCATCAACGGCTCGTTATCCTGCATTCGACCGGCAGTGTCGATGAGAACGACGTCAAATCGGTTTTCTTTGGCTAATTAAAATAATCATGAGCGACTGGAGTTGATCTTGAAATGTGTAGATGGAACCACCTACCATACGATATGGCATCCTTTGCGATACCAGCCGCATCTTTCCCATAACCTCTTTCGAATAACTCGATTTTCTTCGATTCTCCTTCATCTATACCCATCTCCTGACCTAACGCACCCAGATTTCTAACATGAACACGTAGTTGCTCCACCGCTCCACTTCTGAATGTATCACACGCAGCGATCAGAACTCTGAGGCCATTCTGAAGTAACCAGAAACAGACTTTGGAAAGATTGGTTGATTTGCCAACACCGTTCACACCGACGAATGTGAGAGCGTAAGGATCTGGAGGTGCGTCGGGAGAAGCGAGTGATGACGCTTGACGCTTTCGCTGAATTTCCAAGAGAATATCGGTAGATGTTTTAGGTGTAAGCACTCGTGTTAATGATACTGAAAGTGCATTCTGCACTTCGGATTTGACACCTAGAGAAGGGTGAGCGGGGTGCCGAGCCCATCGGACTGAgttcaatcactcactgttcaAACCcccaagcttctttccaACCAAGGCCGCACCAACACTCTCACACATCTTCTCAGATATATCCTTTGCTACATTCTTACTCATCAAATGTCTTTCCATTTCAACCAAAACAGGTTTCAAATCCTCCTGAGTCAATGTTTTCTTTCCAGTCAATCTTGAAAACATATTACTCCATGTACTACTCTCAGCACTCTCCTCC
The nucleotide sequence above comes from Kwoniella europaea PYCC6329 chromosome 1, complete sequence. Encoded proteins:
- a CDS encoding chorismate mutase, coding for MNFTSGAEVTELLSLDHIRNQLIRLEDTIIFLLIERAQFAYNKKIYQPGAFKDELNFDGSWLEWFLFEIESFHAKARRYTSPDEHAFTPLEKLPQPIIKPQSLPSLLHQPAAKHPSVNVNSRILEFYIQHIVPGITSSTRLAQGKEVLEDDGNYGSAATRDVEVLQALSRRIHFGMFVSESKFLEAPHDFIPHILNPNPEALAGLITKPAVEAKLLIRLANKARVYGCEMDADGKVIEVPDEEMAARGKIDLATIVSMYKDWVIPLTKDVEVDYLLHRLDGVPQSQIDGWMKR